One part of the Sebastes fasciatus isolate fSebFas1 chromosome 8, fSebFas1.pri, whole genome shotgun sequence genome encodes these proteins:
- the gp9 gene encoding platelet glycoprotein IX, with the protein MLSGLSLAAVLVWATLSAHTTGQACLCSALLPAGLQVNCSSLNLVDLPHLPPDTTELHVQDNQLTSVSPGLFDRLVGLKKVSLSGNPFHCDCRIQYLRNWLLRNRAVVSEEPTCVSPSSVAQRAVAELSDDYFSSCTPAGCTGGTYYNTMMGVMLCCLIVLLLWSLRLAKMSTFTLYIHERHSGFNADSLRSLRPKHRRRLHTAQSEVRADSLTWTENPLLNMELLPQVLDVLHKKHNIKIKAT; encoded by the coding sequence ATGCTCTCTGGTTTAAGCTTAGCTGCCGTCCTCGTCTGGGCCACGTTAAGCGCACACACTACCGGTCAAGCCTGCCTGTGTTCAGCCCTCCTGCCTGCTGGTCTGCAGGTCAACTGCAGCTCTTTAAACCTGGTGGACCTGCCTCATCTTCCCCCAGACACCACAGAGCTCCATGTGCAGGACAACCAGCTCACCTCAGTGTCTCCAGGCCTCTTCGACAGACTGGTCGGTCTGAAAAAGGTCTCACTCTCTGGGAACCCCTTCCACTGTGACTGTAGGATCCAGTACCTGAGGAACTGGCTGCTGAGGAACAGGGCCGTCGTCTCCGAGGAGCCCACCTGTGTCAGTCCTAGCTCCGTGGCTCAGAGAGCCGTCGCTGAACTCAGTGATGACTACTTTTCTTCCTGTACCCCGGCAGGCTGCACCGGTGGGACTTACTATAACACTATGATGGGAGTGATGCTCTGCTGCCTCATTGTTCTGCTTCTGTGGAGCTTGAGACTAGCCAAAATGTCCACCTTCACTCTGTACATACATGAGAGACATTCAGGATTCAACGCCGACTCTTTGCGCTCACTGAGGCCCAAACACAGGAGGAGGCTGCACACCGCACAGTCAGAGGTCCGCGCCGATTCTCTCACTTGGACAGAAAATCCACTTCTCAACATGGAGCTACTGCCACAAGTACTGGATGTGTTGCACAAGAAGCACAATATAAAGATAAAGGCTACCTGA